A section of the Paenibacillus yonginensis genome encodes:
- a CDS encoding DNA-3-methyladenine glycosylase family protein produces MSQQISVKAAATIRERVRQLAGAFTPQALHALEDESLRGAGLSASKTAYLRDLSSKVLSGELDFAAFPQMDDEQVIAALTSVKGIGRWTAEMFLMFVLGRENVISFGDAGLQRAALWLYGLEPRQDKKYLQQVAHLWPSYGSYVCLYLWEAINQGLVDSGQTLDELTV; encoded by the coding sequence ATCAGCCAGCAGATTTCCGTGAAAGCTGCGGCCACCATCCGCGAGCGCGTTAGACAGCTTGCCGGAGCCTTTACGCCCCAGGCGCTGCATGCGCTTGAGGACGAATCTTTGCGCGGCGCCGGATTGTCAGCCTCCAAAACCGCTTATCTCCGCGACTTGAGCAGCAAGGTATTATCGGGGGAGCTGGATTTTGCAGCCTTCCCGCAAATGGACGACGAGCAGGTCATTGCCGCGTTGACCTCGGTGAAGGGCATTGGGCGGTGGACCGCCGAAATGTTCCTGATGTTCGTGCTCGGCCGCGAGAACGTCATTTCGTTCGGCGATGCCGGCCTACAGCGGGCTGCGCTTTGGCTGTACGGCCTGGAGCCCAGACAGGATAAAAAATATTTGCAGCAGGTCGCCCACCTTTGGCCATCCTATGGCTCTTACGTTTGTCTGTACCTGTGGGAAGCTATCAATCAGGGGCTGGTGGATTCCGGCCAAACCCTGGACGAATTAACCGTCTGA
- a CDS encoding AraC family transcriptional regulator, with translation MSQKPIQPAMGILRHTQANEKFRLARLQPASALTPFIKHYWIAQWNLDGQAAYDQEVVPNPCVNLVVERGNTFFYAPSAQKYAHRLDGSGAVFGVKFHPGGFYPFLRDSVSGLQGMPLPSSPILGLAGADLEQQLLSPEISDEDKAQIADRLFMNVLPAEDPQVSFIRDIVSYIAEHKELSRVEQLCTVFDCNIRTLQRSFGQYVGLSPKTVIRLYRLQNAAEAMDKGQSSSLTDFSMELGYHDQAHFIKDFKAVIGLTPEQYIRLKI, from the coding sequence ATGAGTCAAAAACCCATCCAGCCAGCCATGGGTATACTTCGTCATACGCAGGCAAATGAAAAGTTCCGGCTTGCCCGCTTGCAGCCAGCTTCCGCGTTAACCCCTTTCATCAAACATTATTGGATAGCGCAATGGAACTTAGACGGACAAGCTGCCTACGATCAGGAAGTGGTTCCGAATCCGTGCGTCAATCTGGTTGTGGAGCGGGGAAATACGTTCTTCTACGCGCCCTCTGCCCAAAAATACGCCCACCGGCTGGACGGCTCGGGAGCGGTGTTCGGCGTCAAATTCCATCCCGGCGGATTTTATCCGTTTCTGCGCGACTCCGTATCCGGATTGCAGGGAATGCCGCTGCCCTCCTCCCCTATTCTGGGTTTGGCCGGAGCCGACCTTGAGCAGCAGCTGCTTAGCCCGGAGATTTCGGATGAAGATAAGGCTCAGATTGCGGACCGGCTGTTTATGAACGTGCTGCCTGCCGAGGACCCGCAGGTTTCCTTTATCCGCGATATTGTATCTTATATTGCCGAGCATAAGGAATTATCCCGGGTTGAGCAGCTGTGCACAGTATTTGACTGCAATATCCGGACTCTGCAGCGGTCTTTCGGACAGTATGTCGGACTCAGCCCCAAGACGGTTATCCGGCTGTACCGCCTGCAGAACGCCGCAGAGGCCATGGACAAAGGTCAAAGCAGCAGCCTGACCGACTTTTCGATGGAGCTGGGCTATCATGATCAGGCTCATTTTATTAAAGATTTCAAAGCCGTTATCGGCCTTACTCCGGAGCAGTACATCCGGTTGAAAATATAG
- a CDS encoding response regulator transcription factor: MTRILVVDDDPYIQELIGHVLVKEGFEVSTAANGLEALSLLQELKADLVILDVMMPEMDGWELCRELEAHYDMPLLMLTAKGDTAQKVKGFELGTDDYMVKPFEAPELIARVKALLKRYRIAASQQIQQGELLLDRKTYECRVRGEAVALPLKEFELLFMLASYPGRTLLRDQIVEQIWGYDYEGDERTVDVHIKRLRERFPEDSHSFRIATVRGLGYRFEVTG; encoded by the coding sequence ATGACCCGAATTCTTGTTGTCGATGACGATCCCTATATTCAAGAGCTGATCGGCCATGTGCTGGTGAAGGAAGGGTTTGAGGTTTCGACCGCCGCCAACGGTCTGGAGGCGCTAAGTCTGCTTCAGGAGCTGAAAGCCGATTTGGTTATTCTGGATGTCATGATGCCTGAAATGGACGGATGGGAGCTGTGCCGGGAGCTTGAAGCCCATTACGATATGCCGCTGCTGATGCTGACGGCTAAAGGAGATACCGCCCAGAAGGTCAAAGGTTTCGAGCTGGGTACGGACGATTATATGGTGAAGCCGTTTGAAGCGCCGGAGCTGATTGCCCGGGTCAAAGCGCTGCTCAAGCGCTACCGGATTGCGGCTTCTCAGCAAATTCAGCAGGGCGAGCTGCTGCTGGACCGGAAAACCTATGAATGCCGAGTCCGGGGAGAAGCGGTTGCACTGCCGCTGAAGGAGTTTGAGCTGCTTTTTATGCTGGCCAGCTATCCGGGCCGGACCCTGCTGCGCGACCAGATCGTCGAACAGATCTGGGGTTACGATTATGAAGGCGATGAGCGGACCGTGGATGTCCACATCAAACGACTGCGGGAGCGTTTCCCCGAAGACAGCCATTCGTTTCGGATAGCAACCGTGCGCGGTCTTGGCTACCGGTTCGAGGTGACGGGATGA
- a CDS encoding SRPBCC family protein — MELKYEFYIGAEPEQVWQTLVSPEGTRSTFFGSLLKSDLTPGASFEYVGPGADGDETVHVYGVILEAEPGKVLSYREHPGPSYRENHAELESRVTFRMDKIGGCTKLTLVNDEWTPGHPALEHTEGHWWMILSNIKTYTETERTLDFGW, encoded by the coding sequence ATGGAATTGAAATATGAGTTTTATATCGGAGCGGAGCCGGAGCAGGTGTGGCAGACGCTGGTTTCGCCGGAGGGCACGCGCAGCACCTTCTTCGGTTCTCTCTTGAAATCCGACTTAACACCAGGGGCTTCTTTCGAATATGTGGGTCCGGGGGCAGACGGCGATGAGACGGTGCATGTATATGGGGTCATTTTGGAGGCTGAGCCGGGCAAAGTGCTGAGCTACCGCGAGCATCCCGGACCGTCCTACCGCGAGAATCATGCCGAGCTGGAATCGAGGGTGACTTTCCGGATGGACAAAATCGGCGGCTGCACGAAGCTGACGCTGGTCAACGATGAGTGGACACCGGGACATCCGGCGTTGGAACATACGGAGGGCCACTGGTGGATGATTCTCAGCAACATCAAGACCTACACGGAAACCGAAAGAACGCTGGACTTTGGCTGGTAA
- a CDS encoding ATP-binding protein codes for MTDKRTGADGDKPDRRGDRGGVRGIGPSAADIERRINRQKEYLERHLEQRKRQVERGQEHIRRHLEHAQRQIERKQGQLEMRMERKQRQMDLRQRQVMQRGQEREESRFREIMERLVAFIGITLLLSLCWVGAFYAADYVYNWIGRHPHPLVGQLITSGLGMLFWGTVISLISRIPRKKQNDYFEQTIEALRKISRGDFQVDLRNLGFGFRNHPFNVLADSVNEMAINLKNTEEMRQEFISNVSHEIQSPLTSIAGFARILKQEELSREQSLHYLDIIERESVRLSKLSDNMLRLASLDSKHVKLQTERFRLDKQLQQHLLSCEPQWLEKNLEVDAELVPVELEADQILLSQVWVNLLHNAIKFTPAGGTIKISLAVEHDHALVSVQDTGIGISEEDLLHIFERFYKVDRSRTRTEGGNGLGLSILHKIVELHKGEVSVHSRVGEGTEFIVRLPLQQKSA; via the coding sequence ATGACAGACAAACGCACGGGAGCAGACGGAGACAAGCCGGACCGCAGAGGAGACCGGGGAGGCGTCCGGGGCATCGGGCCGTCCGCGGCCGATATCGAGCGCCGGATCAACCGCCAGAAAGAATATCTGGAGCGGCACCTGGAGCAAAGAAAACGTCAGGTGGAACGCGGGCAGGAGCATATCCGGCGCCATTTGGAGCATGCGCAGCGCCAGATCGAGCGGAAGCAGGGACAGCTGGAGATGCGGATGGAACGGAAACAGCGGCAGATGGACCTGCGGCAGCGGCAGGTTATGCAGCGGGGGCAAGAACGGGAGGAGAGCAGATTCCGTGAAATCATGGAGCGTCTGGTGGCTTTCATTGGGATCACTTTGCTGCTCAGCTTGTGCTGGGTCGGCGCTTTTTATGCGGCAGATTATGTATATAACTGGATCGGCCGGCATCCGCATCCTTTGGTCGGACAATTAATAACCTCGGGGCTCGGCATGTTGTTCTGGGGAACTGTGATTTCACTCATATCAAGAATCCCGAGAAAAAAGCAAAATGATTACTTTGAGCAAACCATTGAAGCCCTGCGCAAAATTTCGCGCGGGGATTTCCAAGTTGATTTGAGAAATCTGGGCTTTGGATTCCGTAATCACCCGTTTAACGTGCTTGCCGATAGCGTCAACGAAATGGCGATTAATTTGAAGAATACCGAGGAGATGCGCCAGGAATTTATCTCCAACGTATCGCACGAAATCCAGTCGCCGCTGACCTCGATTGCCGGGTTCGCCCGGATCTTAAAGCAGGAGGAACTGAGCCGGGAGCAGAGCCTTCACTATTTGGATATTATTGAACGGGAAAGCGTCCGTCTATCCAAGCTCAGCGACAATATGCTCCGGCTGGCGTCGCTTGATTCCAAACATGTAAAGCTTCAAACCGAACGGTTCCGGCTCGATAAACAGCTTCAGCAGCATTTGCTTTCTTGCGAACCGCAGTGGCTGGAGAAGAATCTGGAGGTGGACGCCGAGCTTGTGCCGGTAGAGCTGGAAGCCGATCAGATTCTGCTGAGCCAGGTATGGGTGAACCTGCTGCATAATGCCATCAAATTCACTCCGGCAGGAGGGACGATCAAGATTTCCCTTGCGGTCGAGCACGATCATGCTCTGGTCTCCGTACAAGATACGGGAATCGGCATCTCGGAGGAGGATCTTCTTCATATCTTTGAACGATTTTACAAGGTAGACCGGTCCAGAACCCGTACGGAAGGCGGAAACGGACTGGGATTGTCAATCCTGCATAAAATTGTGGAGCTTCACAAAGGAGAAGTTTCCGTGCATAGCCGGGTTGGAGAAGGGACCGAATTTATCGTCCGCCTGCCGCTGCAGCAGAAGTCTGCTTGA
- a CDS encoding ABC transporter ATP-binding protein: MSQANGNGKSAGMPRGGRGPMGPGGGGRGMGMPVQKAKDFKGTLLRLMKYLKPYRFKLSIVFITAILSTVFSIYGPKVLGHATTKLFEGLIGKAQGVPGAHIDFEGIWRIVLELVGLYLLSAIFSYIQQYLMAGVAQRTVFQLRRDVNEKLNKLPLKYFDSRTNGEILSRVTNDVDNISTTLQQSLTQLITSVVTIIGVLIMMLTISPWMTLIALVTLPVSVLAITQVAKRSQKQFAEQQKELGMLNGHVEEMYTGHKIVKVFGREQESLNKFDEVNDRLFHAGRKAQFLSGVIMPIMNFIGNIGYVLISVVGGLFVTKNMITIGEVQAFIQYMRQFTQPITQTANIANIIQSTVASAERVFEVLDEEEEVPEVSVPKKLASPRGDVAFEHVQFGYDGKPTLIEDMNIEAKQGQTIAIVGPTGAGKTTLINLLMRFYELRGGRITVDGMDIKDMKRGDLHKLFGMVLQDTWLFNGTIRDNIAYGREGASEAEVVRAAKMAHADHFIRTLPHGYDTVLNEEASNISQGQKQLLTIARAILADPAILILDEATSSVDTRTEVYIQNAMNELMKGRTSFVIAHRLSTIKGADLILVMNQGTVIEQGTHDELMAQNGFYADLYNSQFSDDAEPSAG; this comes from the coding sequence ATGAGTCAGGCTAACGGAAACGGAAAATCGGCCGGAATGCCGCGCGGAGGGCGCGGACCGATGGGTCCTGGCGGAGGCGGCCGGGGAATGGGCATGCCCGTCCAGAAAGCAAAGGATTTTAAAGGCACGCTCCTGCGGCTGATGAAATATTTGAAACCCTACCGTTTCAAATTATCGATTGTTTTTATTACGGCTATCTTGAGTACGGTCTTCAGCATTTATGGTCCGAAAGTGCTCGGCCATGCGACGACCAAGCTTTTTGAAGGTCTGATAGGCAAGGCGCAGGGCGTTCCGGGGGCCCATATTGATTTTGAGGGCATCTGGCGTATCGTCCTGGAACTGGTCGGTTTGTACCTGTTAAGCGCCATCTTTAGTTACATCCAGCAGTATCTGATGGCAGGCGTTGCCCAGCGTACGGTATTCCAGCTGCGCCGGGACGTGAACGAGAAGCTGAACAAGCTTCCGCTGAAATATTTTGATTCCCGGACCAACGGGGAAATTTTGAGCCGTGTTACCAACGACGTGGACAATATCAGCACAACGCTGCAGCAAAGTTTGACGCAGCTGATCACATCCGTGGTTACGATCATTGGTGTATTGATTATGATGCTGACGATCAGCCCGTGGATGACCTTGATTGCTTTGGTTACGCTGCCGGTCAGCGTGCTGGCCATTACCCAGGTCGCCAAGCGTTCGCAGAAGCAGTTTGCCGAGCAGCAGAAGGAACTCGGGATGCTGAACGGCCATGTAGAGGAAATGTATACCGGTCACAAAATCGTTAAGGTCTTCGGCCGTGAACAGGAATCGTTGAATAAATTCGATGAAGTCAACGACCGTCTGTTCCATGCCGGGCGCAAAGCACAATTCCTGTCCGGCGTGATCATGCCGATCATGAACTTTATCGGCAACATCGGTTATGTGCTGATTTCAGTCGTGGGCGGCTTGTTCGTGACCAAAAACATGATCACGATCGGTGAGGTCCAGGCTTTTATCCAGTACATGCGTCAATTCACGCAGCCGATTACGCAAACCGCCAACATAGCCAACATCATTCAATCGACCGTAGCTTCGGCAGAACGTGTCTTTGAAGTGCTGGATGAAGAAGAAGAGGTGCCGGAGGTATCCGTTCCGAAGAAACTGGCATCGCCGCGGGGCGACGTGGCCTTCGAGCATGTCCAGTTTGGGTATGACGGCAAACCTACGCTGATTGAGGATATGAACATCGAAGCCAAGCAGGGACAGACGATTGCGATTGTCGGGCCGACTGGTGCCGGTAAAACAACGCTGATCAACCTGCTGATGCGTTTCTACGAGCTGCGGGGCGGCCGGATTACTGTCGACGGCATGGACATCAAAGACATGAAGCGTGGCGATCTGCACAAGCTCTTCGGCATGGTGCTGCAGGATACCTGGCTGTTTAACGGCACGATCCGGGATAATATCGCTTATGGCCGTGAAGGGGCTTCGGAGGCCGAGGTGGTGCGCGCAGCCAAAATGGCGCATGCAGACCACTTTATCCGCACGCTGCCGCACGGTTACGATACGGTGCTGAATGAAGAAGCATCCAACATCTCGCAGGGACAGAAGCAGCTGCTGACGATTGCCCGTGCCATTCTGGCCGATCCGGCGATTCTGATTCTTGATGAGGCGACAAGCAGTGTGGATACGCGGACCGAGGTTTATATTCAGAATGCTATGAATGAACTGATGAAGGGCCGGACCAGCTTTGTTATCGCTCACCGCTTGTCGACCATCAAAGGCGCCGATCTGATATTGGTCATGAATCAGGGTACGGTGATCGAGCAGGGCACACACGATGAACTGATGGCTCAGAACGGCTTCTATGCCGATTTGTACAACAGCCAGTTCAGCGACGATGCCGAGCCAAGTGCCGGTTGA
- a CDS encoding MarR family winged helix-turn-helix transcriptional regulator — protein sequence MDIQDQSAVGRLMEVMRQLRRSQIHKVSFEGYNPSMVRVLFLLGRRGSPLAGLTVSEISSLMEVTPPTVTPLIKTLEADGLVLRINDQEDRRVVRVRLTEKGRALYQRAREMNFAFMKRISEHLGEEKTEQLADLLEEVVDYMRTRTPEE from the coding sequence TTGGACATCCAGGATCAGTCGGCGGTAGGCAGGCTGATGGAGGTGATGAGACAGCTGCGCAGAAGCCAGATTCACAAGGTTTCTTTTGAAGGCTATAACCCCAGCATGGTCAGAGTCTTGTTCCTGTTAGGGAGAAGAGGCAGTCCGCTTGCCGGGTTGACCGTTTCCGAGATCAGCAGCTTGATGGAGGTAACGCCGCCTACGGTCACCCCGCTCATCAAAACGCTTGAGGCCGATGGCCTTGTTCTGCGGATCAATGATCAGGAGGACCGGCGGGTGGTGCGGGTGCGGCTGACCGAGAAGGGACGGGCGCTTTACCAGCGGGCTAGGGAAATGAATTTTGCTTTTATGAAGCGGATCAGCGAGCATTTGGGCGAGGAGAAAACCGAACAGCTTGCGGATCTACTGGAGGAAGTCGTCGATTACATGAGAACCCGGACTCCTGAAGAATAG
- a CDS encoding MGMT family protein produces MLPFTQQVISIIKQIPEGRVMTYGQIAALAGSPRAARQVVRILHSSSRKHQLPWHRVVNAKGEIGLQDEESRFMQRMMLEQEGVEFGLGERINLEIFRADGEQTFLKCYTNSEDTTE; encoded by the coding sequence ATGTTGCCTTTTACACAGCAAGTGATTTCAATCATTAAGCAGATTCCCGAAGGACGGGTTATGACTTACGGCCAAATCGCCGCCCTGGCGGGAAGCCCCCGCGCCGCAAGACAGGTTGTGCGGATTCTGCATTCCTCCAGCCGCAAGCACCAGCTCCCCTGGCACCGGGTAGTGAATGCAAAGGGCGAAATTGGACTTCAGGATGAGGAGTCCCGTTTTATGCAGCGGATGATGCTAGAGCAGGAAGGCGTGGAGTTCGGATTGGGAGAGCGGATTAATCTGGAGATTTTTCGAGCTGATGGGGAACAAACGTTTCTGAAATGTTATACTAATTCTGAAGATACCACTGAGTAG
- a CDS encoding SWIM zinc finger family protein — protein sequence MKPDGLIRDAEWNRLVQYTGSQFDEVTLSRGFLYFKQGRVERLEMPEPELVEASVKGSAADPYKVKIPLDTLSLASCTCPVDVPCKHIAAALMKLAETQGRSVNSLANAKAKQMLASTLPSVKPAPPLIRRGLFAEERRAEGPSMSQERTSSAGPAAPADRTTNRDAMDSGIAGWHALFQQVTAPLDREVRNSTYADQALERILQAKRKLSRGAEQLYGLHAHLFVQRSLLQPVKIPGAAAAYSSHLGYFTHLAVGEMDKAVLLSLEDVPSGITGEEQEKLQPLLLQTLDWLRREMLAEPRERYYFSHYYYRYWKQWLMPFFPGTERLREELAKLDAGEAAGQASVKSGGAAAQLPPRVVQPYALGVSRAWLLALLGEDELAWERLRTASSPPSGLRQEDQSALLDIVQQSGSGARLTSWLMRLVPLLKNSRTSQLESYFGYWEAAAALDPSAGTLMWRILEELLPAAQRFYERKLFEHGRFREWMDYQLSAGAEPLDFKVKELQMIEKADPRLLLPFYHQAVERYVTHKNRDSYKKAVKLLKRLAKLYAKLKQSERWELFITAFAVRHSRLRALQEELRKGKLIS from the coding sequence ATGAAACCAGACGGCCTGATCCGGGATGCCGAATGGAACAGGCTGGTTCAATATACAGGCAGTCAATTTGACGAAGTCACGCTGAGCCGGGGCTTTCTTTATTTCAAGCAGGGAAGGGTTGAGCGGCTGGAAATGCCCGAACCGGAGCTGGTGGAAGCGTCGGTCAAGGGGAGCGCTGCCGATCCTTACAAGGTCAAGATCCCGCTCGACACCTTGTCCCTGGCAAGCTGCACCTGCCCGGTCGATGTGCCCTGCAAGCATATCGCTGCCGCGCTGATGAAGCTGGCCGAAACCCAGGGGCGGTCGGTGAACAGTCTGGCGAATGCCAAAGCCAAACAAATGTTGGCCTCCACTCTGCCTTCCGTTAAACCGGCCCCTCCGCTGATCCGAAGAGGGCTGTTTGCGGAGGAAAGACGGGCAGAAGGTCCCTCCATGAGTCAGGAACGGACGAGCAGTGCCGGGCCTGCGGCTCCTGCAGACAGGACAACGAACAGGGACGCCATGGACAGCGGCATTGCCGGATGGCATGCCCTCTTTCAGCAGGTTACGGCCCCACTTGACCGGGAGGTCCGCAACTCCACTTATGCGGATCAAGCGCTGGAACGGATTCTCCAAGCGAAGCGGAAGCTCTCCCGAGGTGCCGAGCAGCTATATGGACTGCACGCCCATCTGTTTGTGCAGCGTTCCCTGCTCCAGCCGGTCAAAATCCCCGGGGCGGCGGCAGCCTACAGCTCCCACCTCGGCTATTTCACCCATCTGGCCGTAGGGGAGATGGACAAAGCCGTCCTCCTGTCCCTGGAGGATGTCCCGTCCGGTATAACAGGGGAAGAACAGGAAAAGCTGCAGCCCCTGCTGCTTCAAACCTTGGACTGGCTCCGCCGCGAGATGCTGGCCGAGCCGCGGGAACGTTATTATTTCTCTCACTATTATTATCGTTATTGGAAGCAATGGCTGATGCCCTTCTTCCCTGGAACGGAGCGGCTGCGGGAAGAACTGGCCAAGCTGGATGCCGGGGAAGCCGCTGGTCAGGCTTCGGTTAAAAGCGGTGGCGCCGCGGCCCAGCTGCCGCCCCGAGTCGTCCAGCCCTATGCGCTTGGCGTCTCCAGGGCCTGGCTCCTGGCGCTGCTTGGCGAAGACGAGTTGGCCTGGGAACGGCTGCGGACGGCCTCTTCCCCGCCTTCCGGACTTCGTCAGGAGGATCAGTCCGCCCTGCTGGACATCGTGCAACAGAGCGGAAGCGGTGCAAGGCTGACCTCCTGGCTGATGCGGCTTGTTCCCCTGCTGAAGAACAGCAGAACCAGCCAGCTTGAATCTTATTTTGGATACTGGGAGGCGGCTGCCGCACTTGATCCGTCTGCCGGAACCTTGATGTGGCGCATTCTGGAAGAGCTGCTCCCTGCAGCCCAGCGTTTCTATGAACGCAAGCTGTTCGAGCACGGCCGCTTTCGGGAATGGATGGATTATCAGCTGTCGGCCGGCGCGGAACCGCTCGACTTCAAGGTGAAGGAGCTGCAGATGATCGAGAAAGCCGACCCGCGGCTGCTGCTGCCCTTCTACCATCAGGCGGTAGAGCGTTATGTCACCCATAAGAACAGGGACAGCTATAAAAAGGCGGTCAAGCTGCTCAAACGGCTGGCCAAGCTCTACGCCAAGCTGAAGCAGTCTGAGCGGTGGGAACTGTTTATCACCGCTTTCGCCGTGCGTCACAGCAGGCTGCGGGCCCTCCAGGAAGAGCTGCGGAAAGGAAAGCTGATTTCATGA
- a CDS encoding ABC transporter ATP-binding protein — protein MLKLFRLLKPYRIPVIITLILVFIQSLAELYLPTLMADIVDNGVVKGDTAYIWRFGFYMLLVAMGSMICSIAASYFSSMSATGFGKLLRGRVFKHVTNFSLEEFDKIGTASLITRTTNDINQVQQVLVMMLRIMVMAPMMAIGGLIMALSKDRELTLIFVVVIPVMALVIAAVASRGLPLFKAIQKKIDKLNLVLREALTGIRVIRSFNRIEFEKQKFDEANRDLTETSIKVNKIFAIMMPAMMIIMNFTQIAIVWFGGHRIDADEMQVGDLMAFIQYAMQIMFSILMVTMIFVMIPRASASAERINEVLNVEPAIKDWTEQDEQAAREAAAGAGQADAGDESGADVWSADEMAETKPLRGYLEFRDVTFSYPGAEQPAIKDVSFAAKPGEITAIIGGTGAGKSTLVSLIPRFYDVDSGEILIDGVDIRKMTQAELRSKIGFVPQKAVLFTGTVADNIRYGKEEATDEEVRHAAKIAQADEFISKMEEGYNAPISQGGSNVSGGQKQRLSIARALVRRAELLIFDDSFSALDFKTDAKLRAALKQEASDSTMLIVAQRVSTVMDADRIIVLNESEVAGIGTHRELMETCDVYREIVSSQLSEEEIA, from the coding sequence ATGCTCAAGCTGTTCAGGCTCTTGAAGCCATACCGGATTCCCGTGATCATTACGCTCATATTGGTATTCATCCAGTCACTGGCGGAATTATACCTTCCAACCCTGATGGCCGATATCGTGGACAATGGGGTCGTTAAAGGGGATACGGCATACATTTGGCGTTTTGGATTCTATATGCTGCTGGTCGCGATGGGCAGTATGATTTGTTCCATTGCGGCCAGTTATTTTTCTTCCATGTCGGCAACCGGCTTTGGCAAGCTGCTGCGCGGACGGGTATTCAAGCACGTTACCAACTTTTCGCTTGAAGAATTTGACAAGATCGGTACGGCTTCGCTGATTACCCGGACCACCAACGATATCAACCAGGTCCAGCAGGTGCTGGTCATGATGCTCCGCATCATGGTCATGGCACCGATGATGGCGATTGGCGGCCTGATTATGGCGCTGTCCAAAGACCGGGAGCTGACGCTGATCTTTGTTGTGGTCATCCCGGTGATGGCGCTGGTGATTGCGGCGGTTGCCAGCAGAGGACTGCCTTTGTTCAAGGCGATCCAGAAGAAGATCGACAAGCTGAACCTGGTGCTCCGCGAAGCCTTGACGGGCATCCGGGTTATCCGTTCCTTCAACCGGATTGAATTCGAGAAGCAGAAGTTCGATGAGGCTAACCGTGATCTGACCGAAACCTCGATCAAGGTTAACAAGATTTTTGCGATTATGATGCCGGCAATGATGATTATTATGAATTTCACGCAAATCGCCATCGTCTGGTTCGGGGGTCACCGGATTGATGCTGATGAAATGCAGGTCGGCGATTTGATGGCCTTTATCCAATATGCGATGCAGATCATGTTCTCCATCCTGATGGTGACGATGATTTTCGTTATGATTCCCCGGGCCTCCGCCTCGGCGGAGCGCATTAATGAAGTCCTGAATGTCGAGCCTGCTATTAAGGACTGGACCGAGCAGGATGAACAGGCTGCCCGTGAAGCAGCTGCGGGTGCCGGGCAAGCAGATGCCGGAGACGAGTCTGGCGCAGATGTTTGGTCCGCTGACGAAATGGCTGAGACGAAGCCGCTTCGAGGTTATCTGGAGTTCCGGGATGTGACCTTCAGTTATCCGGGTGCCGAGCAGCCGGCCATTAAGGACGTCTCCTTTGCAGCCAAACCAGGAGAAATCACCGCGATTATCGGCGGTACGGGCGCGGGCAAATCGACTTTGGTCAGCCTGATTCCCCGGTTCTATGATGTGGACAGCGGGGAGATTTTGATTGATGGCGTGGATATTCGAAAAATGACTCAAGCCGAGCTGCGCAGCAAAATCGGCTTTGTGCCTCAGAAAGCGGTCCTCTTCACAGGTACGGTGGCGGACAACATCCGTTACGGCAAAGAAGAGGCAACGGATGAGGAAGTGCGGCATGCGGCGAAAATCGCCCAGGCGGACGAATTTATTTCCAAGATGGAAGAGGGCTATAACGCTCCGATTTCGCAAGGCGGCTCCAACGTCTCCGGCGGTCAGAAGCAGCGTTTGTCCATTGCCCGCGCGCTGGTGCGCAGAGCCGAGCTGCTGATCTTCGACGACAGCTTCTCCGCACTCGACTTTAAGACCGATGCCAAGCTCCGCGCCGCACTGAAGCAGGAAGCGTCCGACTCCACCATGCTGATCGTCGCTCAGCGGGTCAGCACGGTTATGGATGCTGACCGGATTATCGTACTGAATGAAAGCGAGGTAGCGGGAATCGGTACTCACCGCGAACTCATGGAAACCTGCGACGTATACCGCGAAATTGTCAGCTCCCAGCTGTCGGAGGAGGAGATCGCATGA